A part of Cannabis sativa cultivar Pink pepper isolate KNU-18-1 chromosome 6, ASM2916894v1, whole genome shotgun sequence genomic DNA contains:
- the LOC133038761 gene encoding probable lipid-A-disaccharide synthase, mitochondrial yields the protein MLTIFRNTMDLLKESFLELVTVIHVASNRHVESYIDGVVSKWPVPAILVPGGSHHLKYDALSASKVSLCTSDTVAVEMQLAHVPCVVAYRAHFLTEWFIRYKAKICYVSLPNILMDSAIIPEALFQ from the exons ATGCTCACAATCTTCAGAAATACAATGGACCTGTTAAAAGAGTCCTTTCTTGAATTGGTAACTGTAATTCATGTTGCTTCTAATCGGCATGTTGAAAGCTACATTGACGGAGTTGTTAGTAAATGGCCTGTGCCGGCCATATTGGTTCCAGGGGGATCCCATCACCTGAAATATGATGCATTAAGT GCGAGTAAGGTTTCACTATGTACATCCGATACAGTTGCTGTGGAGATGCAGCTTGCACATGTACCATGTGTTGTAGCTTATCGAGCCCATTTCCTAACTGAGTGGTTTATTCGATATAAAGCAAAGATATGCTATGTTTCCCTTCCCAACATTCTTATGGATTCAGCTATCATCCCTGAAGCTCTCTTCCAATAA
- the LOC115724481 gene encoding uncharacterized protein LOC115724481 encodes MLQWLFILFSFWVLIYWNDILRKYVTVALRSRPSSSALKVAISNRPATSCCGHVQDRKKYTKQGSSKNQPIHVSTRMDGVQCGYYVMKIIQSFMTVVNPASFLKNHFKLDAPYSNEEINAVRDEFAEFVKPLIID; translated from the exons ATGTTACAGTggctctttattttattttccttttggGTTCTTATTTATTGGAATGATATACTGAGAAAATATGTTACAGTGGCTCTAAG GTCTCGCCCGTCCTCATCAGCTCTGAAGGTTGCGATTTCGAACCGGCCGGCCACCTCC tGCTGTGGACATGTACAGGATCGAAAAAAATATACGAAACAAGGGTCCAGTAAAAATCAACCAATACACGTGTCGACAAGAATGGATGGAGTACAATGTGGTTATTATGTTATGAAGATTATTCAGAGTTTCATGACGGTTGTTAATCCTGcaagttttttgaaaaatcat TTCAAGTTAGACGCTCCCTATAGTAACGAGGAGATCAATGCGGTACGGGATGAGTTTGCCGAATTTGTGAAGCCATTGATTATAGATTAA
- the LOC115695992 gene encoding 2S seed storage albumin protein-like: protein MAKLSSTAALLAALLLVAHAVAFRTTITTVESADDEDNYYYGGSSVPECRRQVQRQALSQCRMFMREKMMHGGGRFDEIDNYNQHFEQCCNQLRNINERCRCPALKMEIDQQRQMRRSQPGEMRKMMEVAQDLPSMCRMAPQSCHFRTPYY from the coding sequence ATGGCGAAACTCTCATCCACTGCAGCTCTCCTCGCAGCCCTGCTGTTGGTGGCCCATGCAGTCGCATTCCGAACCACCATCACCACCGTGGAAAGCGCAGACGACGAGGACAACTACTACTACGGCGGATCTTCCGTACCAGAATGCCGGCGTCAGGTCCAGAGGCAGGCGTTGAGCCAATGCAGGATGTTCATGAGGGAGAAGATGATGCATGGCGGAGGACGATTCGATGAAATCGATAACTACAACCAACATTTTGAGCAGTGCTGCAATCAGTTGAGGAATATCAACGAGAGGTGTCGCTGTCCAGCGCTGAAGATGGAGATTGATCAGCAGAGACAGATGAGGAGGAGCCAGCCGGGTGAGATGAGGAAGATGATGGAGGTTGCTCAGGATCTTCCATCTATGTGCAGAATGGCGCCTCAATCTTGCCATTTTCGTACTCCGTACTACTGA